The Streptomyces sp. NBC_01276 genome contains the following window.
GTCCGGCTGGCGCCGGGGGAGGTCGCGCTGCTGGACGCGGTGGCCGGGGTGTGACGGCTCAGAGCGAGCCGACGACCTTTCTGGGGGTGATGCGGACCACGACCCGCTCGGCGTCGTCGGCCGACGCCGGGTTGAAGTCCGCGTAGTCCTTGCCCGTGTACTTGCGCGACAGCTCGTCGATCAGCTCCTGTCCGCCCTCCGTGGTCATGGTGGCGCTGCCGCGGATCTCGGCGTAGGTGTAGGGCGCGTTCGCGGGGTTGATCATGACGGTGACCCGCGGGTCCCTGCGGAGGTTCATCTCCTTGCGGCGGCCGACGGTCGTGGAGAACAGCAGCTCGTTGCCGTCCCGGGTGAGCCAGGTGACGGACAGCTGCGGGCTGCCGTCCGGCTGGACGGTGGCGACGGTCGCGAAGACGGGGGTGTCGTCGATGACCTTCCGCAGGTCGTCGGAGAGTGCGTCGGACACGGGGCGGGTTCCTTCCCTCGGCTTGCGGCTGTCGGCCGGCGGCTGGGTCCGGACCGACTGCCCGTCGCTGAAGATCAGCAGCGGACAGCCTGCAAAATCACCGCTTCCCCCGCAAGCGCATCGGGCCCGCCGCACCGAGTCCTTCGACGGTTCACCCGTGCGGCCGAGTCCCGGGGTGGGCGAGGCCGTCGAGGACCAGGGCGAGCAGGTGGGCGCGGCGGGCCGCGAGGGTGGGCGCCTGGCCGGTGATCCAGCTGAGGGCGTTGACCAGGGCGAACAGGTCGGTGCCGTCCACGTCGGGGCGGATCCGGCCGGCGTCCTGGGCCGCCCGGAGCAGGCGGCCTCCCGCCTCCCGCATGCCCAGGCACGAGGCGTGCAGCGCGGACTCCGGGTCCGCGAGGGTGGCCGCCAGCGAGGCCGGCAGTCCCCGGAAGGTGCCGGCCCACACGATGAACTCGCCGAGCCAGTCGGCGAGCGCCCCCTCGGGCGGCAGGTCCGCGTCCGCCAGGGCGTCGGCCCGCGCGGCGAGGCCGCCGAAGCCGGTGCGCAGGAGGGCCTCCAGGAGCGTGTCGCGGGTCGGGAA
Protein-coding sequences here:
- a CDS encoding PPOX class F420-dependent oxidoreductase codes for the protein MSDALSDDLRKVIDDTPVFATVATVQPDGSPQLSVTWLTRDGNELLFSTTVGRRKEMNLRRDPRVTVMINPANAPYTYAEIRGSATMTTEGGQELIDELSRKYTGKDYADFNPASADDAERVVVRITPRKVVGSL
- a CDS encoding TetR/AcrR family transcriptional regulator; the protein is MPDEPAPPGQRADARRNRERILEAAREVIGEQGTDASLRDVARRADVGLGTLYRHFPTRDTLLEALLRTGFGGLAARADALADADLPPEGALADWLGEFIVWAGTFRGLPASLAATLADPESALHASCLGMREAGGRLLRAAQDAGRIRPDVDGTDLFALVNALSWITGQAPTLAARRAHLLALVLDGLAHPGTRPHG